A region from the Streptosporangium sp. NBC_01756 genome encodes:
- the nagA gene encoding N-acetylglucosamine-6-phosphate deacetylase: MSITLAGARIVTPEGVHGGWLTIEDGRITHVGQGSAPGQGHDLAGRYVVPGFVDIHNHGGAGGSFPTGDPDEAVRIAALHARHGTTTLMASLVTATLDDLARATAALADLCQDGLLAGIHFEGPYISRARCGAHDPALLRDPSPREFAGLLKAGRGHVRMLTIAAELPGALDTIGEAVANDVIAALGHSDATYEQTLAGIDAGGSVATHLYNAMPPLHHRDPGPVAALLEDDRVTIELINDGVHLHPAMMRLAYDVAGPSRTALITDAMAAAGMGDGVYGLGPMKVNVTGGVARLAEGGSIAGSTLTMDVAFRRSVQEVGLSLPEAAEVASLTPARVIGLAGLLGSVSVGKQADLVVLDDALEVRGVMKRGSWIVEPS; the protein is encoded by the coding sequence ATGAGCATCACACTCGCCGGCGCCCGCATCGTGACCCCCGAAGGTGTCCACGGAGGCTGGCTCACCATCGAAGACGGCCGCATCACCCACGTGGGTCAGGGCTCCGCCCCCGGTCAGGGACACGACCTCGCGGGTCGATACGTCGTACCGGGGTTCGTCGACATCCACAACCACGGCGGAGCGGGCGGCTCCTTCCCCACCGGCGATCCGGACGAGGCGGTCCGGATCGCCGCCCTGCACGCCCGGCACGGCACGACCACGCTCATGGCCAGTCTGGTCACCGCGACGCTGGACGACCTGGCCAGGGCGACCGCCGCCCTCGCCGACCTGTGTCAGGACGGTCTGCTGGCCGGGATCCACTTCGAGGGCCCCTACATCTCCCGGGCCCGTTGCGGCGCGCACGACCCGGCGCTGCTGCGTGACCCCTCGCCCCGGGAGTTCGCCGGCCTGCTCAAGGCCGGGCGCGGCCATGTGCGGATGCTCACCATCGCCGCCGAACTGCCCGGGGCGCTGGACACCATCGGGGAGGCGGTCGCGAACGACGTGATCGCCGCGCTCGGGCACAGTGACGCCACCTACGAGCAGACGCTCGCGGGCATCGACGCCGGCGGCAGCGTCGCGACCCATCTCTACAACGCGATGCCACCGCTGCACCACCGTGACCCCGGCCCGGTCGCCGCGCTGCTGGAGGACGACCGCGTCACGATCGAGCTGATCAACGACGGCGTGCACCTGCACCCGGCGATGATGCGCCTGGCCTACGATGTCGCGGGCCCCAGCCGGACCGCGCTGATCACCGACGCGATGGCGGCGGCCGGCATGGGCGACGGCGTCTACGGGCTCGGCCCGATGAAGGTGAACGTCACCGGCGGTGTCGCCCGGCTGGCCGAGGGCGGCTCCATCGCGGGCAGCACCCTCACCATGGACGTCGCCTTCCGGCGCAGCGTCCAGGAGGTCGGCCTGTCGCTGCCCGAGGCTGCCGAGGTCGCCTCGCTCACCCCCGCCCGGGTCATCGGCCTCGCCGGCCTCCTCGGCTCCGTCTCCGTCGGCAAGCAGGCCGACCTGGTGGTCCTCGACGACGCCCTGGAAGTCCGCGGGGTCATGAAGCGCGGGAGCTGGATCGTCGAGCCCTCCTGA
- a CDS encoding ABC transporter permease, with protein sequence MIATLRYEFRMQLRRPVLWIVYGLVYAATVAAFSHTYVDLNLGHNEGHDPKVAMVDSATLLMSLLPIVYGCLLADRLIRDRRLGMTDVLDTTPAARTGRLIGKYLGTCAATAVPLVIVYLGRAVVYTVTEGAPAALGWSVALLVTAVIPGLLSVGAFALAGPLLMPPLLFRVLFVVYWFWGTLIPATMMPTLSRSILSPSSQYVAYGLFDLGHSLTYLPYVILPPGGEVYGPWEGAALNVLRPEASPAVALLWIAVMIALAAAVLLLTRLHTARTES encoded by the coding sequence ATGATCGCGACCCTGCGCTACGAATTCCGCATGCAGCTCCGCCGGCCCGTCCTGTGGATCGTCTACGGGCTGGTCTACGCGGCGACCGTCGCCGCCTTCAGCCATACGTACGTGGACCTGAACCTGGGTCACAACGAAGGACACGACCCGAAGGTGGCCATGGTCGACTCGGCCACCCTGCTCATGAGCCTGCTGCCCATCGTCTACGGCTGTCTACTCGCCGACCGGCTCATCCGTGACCGGCGGCTCGGCATGACCGATGTCCTGGACACGACTCCCGCCGCCCGCACCGGCCGGCTGATCGGCAAGTATCTCGGCACGTGCGCGGCCACCGCCGTGCCGCTCGTCATCGTCTATCTCGGCCGGGCCGTGGTCTACACGGTCACCGAGGGCGCACCCGCCGCGCTGGGCTGGTCGGTGGCGCTCCTGGTGACGGCCGTCATCCCCGGGCTGCTCTCCGTGGGGGCGTTCGCCCTGGCCGGTCCCCTGCTGATGCCGCCGCTGCTGTTCCGCGTGCTGTTCGTCGTCTACTGGTTCTGGGGGACCCTCATCCCCGCCACCATGATGCCGACCCTGTCCCGCAGCATCCTCTCCCCCAGCAGCCAGTACGTGGCCTACGGCCTCTTCGACCTCGGTCACAGCCTGACCTACCTCCCCTACGTCATCCTGCCGCCCGGAGGCGAGGTCTACGGCCCGTGGGAGGGCGCCGCACTGAACGTCCTGCGGCCCGAGGCGAGCCCGGCCGTCGCCCTCCTCTGGATCGCCGTGATGATCGCGCTCGCGGCGGCCGTCCTCCTCCTCACCCGCCTCCACACCGCCCGGACGGAGTCCTGA
- a CDS encoding ABC transporter ATP-binding protein has product MRIEISRLTKTYKGGVQALDGLDLDVPTGMYGLLGSNGAGKTTLMRILAGLLRPTSGTVRVGGHDITAADGRLAVQRTLGYLPQDLGVYPELTARQFLDYIALLKGLDSRPSRRRRIGELLELVALSQDADRRLKGFSGGMLRRVGIAQALLADPRLLVVDEPTTGLDPEERIRFRILLSRLADDRTVLLSTHIVEDIAQTCRLLAVLAKGRLVFQGNVGELVSRADRQVWTLTTSGPAPSWGRVVAALPEGAGMRYRVIAPTTPDPAARPAEPTLEDGYLALMGLGR; this is encoded by the coding sequence ATGCGCATCGAGATCTCCCGCCTGACCAAGACCTACAAGGGCGGCGTCCAGGCCCTCGACGGGCTCGACCTCGACGTGCCGACCGGCATGTACGGCCTGCTCGGCTCCAACGGGGCGGGCAAGACCACGCTCATGCGGATCCTGGCGGGGCTGCTGCGGCCCACCTCGGGGACGGTCCGCGTCGGCGGGCACGACATCACCGCCGCCGACGGGCGGCTCGCCGTACAGCGGACGCTCGGCTATCTCCCGCAGGACCTCGGGGTCTACCCCGAGCTGACCGCGCGGCAGTTCCTCGACTACATCGCCCTGCTCAAGGGGCTCGACTCCCGCCCCTCCCGGCGACGCCGGATCGGCGAACTGCTGGAGCTGGTGGCGCTCAGCCAGGACGCCGACCGCAGGCTCAAGGGATTCTCCGGCGGCATGCTGCGGCGGGTCGGCATCGCGCAGGCGCTGCTCGCCGATCCGCGCCTGCTCGTCGTGGACGAACCGACCACCGGGCTGGACCCCGAGGAGCGGATCCGGTTCCGCATCCTGCTCTCCCGGCTCGCGGACGACCGCACGGTCCTGCTCAGCACACACATCGTCGAGGACATCGCGCAGACCTGCCGGTTGCTGGCGGTGCTCGCCAAGGGGCGCCTGGTGTTCCAGGGGAACGTCGGGGAGCTGGTCTCCCGGGCCGACCGGCAGGTGTGGACGCTGACCACCTCCGGCCCCGCCCCCTCGTGGGGCCGGGTGGTGGCCGCCCTCCCGGAGGGGGCGGGGATGCGTTACCGGGTCATCGCGCCCACCACCCCCGATCCCGCCGCCCGGCCCGCCGAGCCGACCCTGGAGGACGGCTACCTCGCGCTCATGGGGCTCGGCCGGTAG
- a CDS encoding sigma-70 family RNA polymerase sigma factor translates to MTSLAVQGDRTAIESLIAQLRPMVVRYCRARLGRVSGQYHIADDVAQEVCIAVLSALPRYRDMGRPFASFVFGIASHKVADALRSSVRSAVPTQDLPDGPDEGPGPEETVVRYIEAEHARRLLERLPDNQRQLLMLRVVSGLSAEETGNVLGMSAGAVRVAQHRALARLRAMAELESIA, encoded by the coding sequence CTGACAAGCCTCGCCGTTCAGGGAGATCGCACCGCGATCGAAAGCCTGATCGCGCAGTTAAGGCCAATGGTCGTCCGTTACTGCCGTGCTCGTCTCGGCCGGGTTTCCGGCCAGTATCACATCGCGGATGACGTGGCTCAGGAGGTGTGCATCGCGGTCCTGTCCGCTCTGCCCCGCTACCGTGACATGGGGCGCCCGTTCGCGTCCTTCGTCTTCGGGATCGCCTCCCACAAGGTGGCCGACGCGCTGCGCAGTTCCGTGCGCTCCGCCGTGCCCACCCAGGACCTCCCGGACGGGCCTGACGAGGGCCCGGGGCCGGAGGAGACGGTGGTCCGCTACATCGAGGCCGAGCACGCCCGCAGGCTGCTCGAAAGGCTCCCGGACAACCAGCGCCAGTTGCTGATGCTCAGGGTGGTGTCGGGTCTTTCCGCAGAGGAGACGGGTAATGTACTGGGCATGTCAGCAGGTGCGGTCCGGGTCGCCCAGCATCGAGCGCTGGCCCGGCTGCGGGCGATGGCGGAGCTGGAGTCGATAGCTTGA
- a CDS encoding GuaB3 family IMP dehydrogenase-related protein, whose product MTQVEIGRGKNGRRAYALDEIGIVPSRRTRDPEEVSIAWQIDAYRFDLPVVVSPMDSVVSPKTAIEVGRLGGLAVLDLEGLWTRYEDPTPLLAEVAELKGEAATKRLQEIYDAPIRDELIGRRIEEIRAAGVTTAVRLSPQRTVQHHKAVIDAGVDIFVIRGTTVSAEHVSSRAEPLNLKQFIYELDVPVIVGGCATYTAALHLMRTGAAGVLVGFGGGASHTTRTVLGVVVPMATAISDVAAARRDYMDESGGRYVHVIADGGMGTSGDIAKAIACGADAVMVGSPLARAVEAPGHGFHWGSEAQHPELPRGRRVEFGTVGTLEQILHGPSSVADGSMNLMGALKRTMATAGYSDLKEFQRVEVVVAPHTS is encoded by the coding sequence ATGACTCAGGTGGAGATCGGGCGCGGCAAGAACGGCCGTCGTGCCTACGCGCTCGACGAGATCGGTATCGTCCCCTCCCGTCGCACCCGCGACCCGGAGGAGGTCTCGATCGCCTGGCAGATCGACGCCTACCGGTTCGATCTGCCCGTCGTGGTGAGCCCGATGGACAGTGTGGTCTCGCCGAAGACCGCGATCGAGGTCGGCCGGCTCGGCGGTCTCGCCGTGCTCGACCTCGAAGGGCTGTGGACCCGCTACGAGGACCCGACGCCCCTGCTGGCGGAGGTGGCCGAGCTCAAGGGCGAGGCGGCCACGAAGCGGCTCCAGGAGATCTACGACGCGCCGATCAGAGACGAGCTGATCGGCCGGCGCATCGAGGAGATCCGCGCGGCCGGAGTGACCACGGCCGTCCGGCTGTCCCCGCAGCGCACGGTCCAGCACCACAAGGCCGTCATCGACGCGGGCGTGGACATCTTCGTGATCCGCGGCACCACGGTCTCCGCCGAGCACGTGTCCAGCCGGGCCGAGCCGCTGAACCTCAAGCAGTTCATCTACGAACTCGACGTCCCGGTGATCGTCGGTGGCTGCGCCACCTACACCGCGGCGCTGCACCTGATGCGGACCGGCGCGGCCGGCGTGCTCGTCGGCTTCGGCGGCGGCGCCTCGCACACCACCCGCACGGTGCTGGGCGTGGTGGTGCCGATGGCGACCGCCATCTCCGACGTGGCCGCGGCCCGCCGTGACTACATGGACGAGTCCGGCGGCCGCTACGTCCACGTCATCGCCGACGGCGGCATGGGCACCTCCGGCGACATCGCCAAGGCGATCGCCTGCGGCGCCGACGCGGTCATGGTCGGCTCGCCGCTGGCCAGGGCCGTCGAGGCTCCCGGCCACGGTTTCCACTGGGGCTCGGAGGCGCAGCACCCCGAGCTTCCCCGGGGCCGGAGGGTCGAGTTCGGCACGGTCGGCACGCTGGAGCAGATCCTGCACGGCCCGTCCTCGGTCGCCGACGGCTCGATGAACCTGATGGGCGCGCTCAAGCGCACGATGGCCACCGCCGGATACTCCGACCTGAAGGAGTTCCAGCGGGTCGAGGTCGTCGTCGCGCCGCACACCAGCTGA
- a CDS encoding glycerol-3-phosphate dehydrogenase/oxidase, which translates to MTARMGTARLGPAERADALAQMGAQELDVVVIGGGVVGAGVALDAATRGLSVGLVEARDFASGTSSRSSKLIHGGLRYLEQLNFDLVREALRERALLLQRIAPHLVRPVPFLLPLTHVGWERPYIGAGLVMYDSLGFSFGSTRGVPGHRHLSRRRALRLAPSLRRAAFSGAVQYWDAQVDDARYVMTMLRTAASYGAHVASRTQVVGFLREGERVTGVRVRDLETGTEMDVRARQVVNATGVWTDDIQELVGGRGQIHVRASKGIHLVVPRDRIHSLTGIILRTEKSVLFVIPWGRHWIIGTTDTRWDLNRAHPAASRSDIDYVLEHVNEVLSVPLTRDDVEGVYAGLRPLLSGESEETSKLSREHIVTHPVPGLVMVAGGKYTTYRVMAQDAVDAVAHGLDQRVPPSCTDRIPLAGAEGYQARWNARQRLAHSSGLHVARIEHLLQRYGSMVDEVLALIEEDPSLALPLSGADDYLRAEVVYAATHEGARHLNDVLARRTHISIETFHRGLGVVQEAAELLAGPLGWDAERIKREVEYYTKRVEAERLSQEQDTDQEADAIRLGAPDVVPVATPESA; encoded by the coding sequence ATGACGGCGCGAATGGGCACGGCACGGCTCGGTCCTGCCGAGCGGGCCGACGCACTGGCACAGATGGGCGCCCAGGAACTCGACGTGGTGGTGATCGGCGGCGGTGTCGTCGGTGCGGGGGTCGCGCTGGACGCGGCGACCCGTGGGCTGAGCGTCGGGCTGGTGGAGGCGCGCGACTTCGCCTCCGGCACCTCGTCCAGATCATCGAAACTGATCCACGGTGGGCTGCGCTATCTGGAGCAGCTCAACTTCGACCTGGTCAGGGAGGCGCTCCGGGAGCGGGCCCTGCTGCTGCAGCGGATCGCCCCGCACCTCGTGCGGCCCGTGCCGTTCCTGCTCCCGCTCACGCACGTCGGATGGGAGCGGCCGTACATCGGGGCGGGTCTGGTGATGTACGACTCGCTGGGCTTCTCCTTCGGCTCCACCCGGGGCGTGCCCGGACACCGGCACCTGTCGCGCAGGCGGGCGCTGCGGCTCGCGCCCTCGCTGCGGCGGGCGGCGTTCTCCGGTGCGGTGCAGTACTGGGACGCCCAGGTCGACGACGCCCGCTACGTGATGACGATGCTGCGGACCGCCGCCTCCTACGGGGCGCACGTGGCCTCGCGGACCCAGGTGGTGGGCTTCCTGCGGGAGGGCGAGCGGGTCACCGGAGTGCGGGTGCGCGACCTGGAGACCGGGACCGAGATGGACGTGCGGGCCCGGCAGGTGGTCAACGCCACGGGTGTGTGGACCGACGACATCCAGGAGCTGGTCGGCGGCCGGGGGCAGATCCACGTCCGCGCGTCCAAGGGCATCCACCTGGTCGTCCCGCGTGACCGGATCCACTCCCTCACCGGGATCATCCTGCGCACCGAGAAGTCGGTGCTGTTCGTGATCCCCTGGGGGCGCCACTGGATCATCGGGACCACCGACACCCGCTGGGACCTGAACCGGGCGCACCCGGCGGCCTCCCGCTCGGACATCGACTACGTCCTTGAGCACGTGAACGAGGTGCTCTCGGTGCCGCTCACCCGCGACGACGTCGAGGGCGTCTACGCCGGGCTGCGGCCGCTGCTGTCGGGGGAGTCGGAGGAGACCTCCAAGCTCTCCCGCGAGCACATCGTGACCCACCCGGTGCCCGGACTGGTCATGGTGGCCGGCGGCAAGTACACGACCTACCGGGTGATGGCGCAGGACGCGGTGGACGCGGTGGCGCACGGGCTGGACCAGCGGGTCCCGCCGTCGTGCACGGACCGGATCCCGCTGGCCGGGGCGGAGGGCTACCAGGCGCGGTGGAACGCCCGGCAGCGGCTGGCCCACTCGTCCGGGCTGCACGTGGCGCGGATCGAGCACCTGCTGCAGCGGTACGGGTCGATGGTCGACGAGGTTCTCGCGCTGATCGAGGAGGACCCGTCGCTGGCCCTCCCGCTGAGCGGTGCGGACGACTACCTGCGTGCGGAGGTCGTCTACGCGGCCACCCACGAGGGTGCCCGCCACCTGAACGACGTGCTGGCCCGGCGCACCCACATCTCGATCGAGACCTTCCACCGGGGCCTGGGTGTGGTGCAGGAGGCGGCCGAGCTGCTCGCCGGGCCGCTGGGGTGGGACGCCGAGCGGATCAAGCGCGAGGTGGAGTACTACACGAAGCGGGTCGAGGCCGAGCGCCTCTCCCAGGAGCAGGACACCGACCAGGAGGCCGACGCGATCCGCCTCGGCGCCCCCGACGTGGTCCCCGTCGCCACTCCGGAGAGCGCCTGA
- a CDS encoding RNA polymerase sigma factor: protein MDGGTEVVALRRFRAAGRRARERDADAAVLTRMADGDTSALTEVYERYAGPLFAFLYRLAGDRGTAEEILQDTLLAVWRSAGTYQSRSSVSTWLFGVARRQAHNRLRGVPPPLAAEPSDGADPLPGPEELAVGGERVQAALVRLPLAQREVVVLSFLNDLSHREIAEVLGIPVGTVKSRLHHARATLRECIDERMA, encoded by the coding sequence GTGGATGGGGGAACCGAGGTGGTGGCGTTACGCAGGTTCAGGGCCGCGGGCCGTCGTGCACGTGAGCGGGACGCGGACGCGGCTGTGCTGACCAGGATGGCCGACGGTGACACGAGCGCGCTGACCGAGGTGTATGAGCGATACGCCGGCCCGCTCTTCGCCTTCCTCTACCGGCTGGCCGGGGACCGGGGCACGGCCGAGGAGATCCTCCAGGACACCCTGCTGGCCGTCTGGCGCTCGGCGGGCACCTACCAGAGCCGGTCCAGTGTCAGCACCTGGCTGTTCGGGGTGGCGCGCCGGCAGGCGCACAACCGGCTGCGCGGCGTCCCCCCGCCCCTCGCGGCCGAACCGTCCGACGGCGCCGATCCCCTGCCCGGCCCGGAGGAGCTGGCCGTGGGCGGTGAGCGGGTGCAGGCGGCGCTGGTACGGCTGCCGCTGGCACAGCGCGAGGTCGTGGTGCTCTCCTTCCTCAACGACCTGAGCCACCGGGAGATCGCCGAAGTGCTGGGAATCCCGGTCGGCACGGTGAAAAGCCGTCTGCATCACGCGCGAGCGACCCTGAGGGAGTGCATCGATGAACGAATGGCCTGA
- a CDS encoding DUF5319 family protein: protein MLDDVPRDPFADDPDDPAAALGEPDDPEPLTSAERDEAMTDLADVEVFRSMLEPQGVLGLVLDCPECGEQHYFDWELLRGNLRQMIEKGRPQVHEPACRPKAADYVTWDYARGYVDGVIDTEEHR from the coding sequence GTGCTCGACGACGTCCCTCGCGACCCGTTCGCGGACGACCCCGACGACCCGGCGGCGGCGCTGGGAGAGCCCGACGACCCCGAGCCGCTGACCTCGGCCGAACGCGACGAGGCCATGACCGACCTGGCCGACGTCGAGGTCTTCCGTTCGATGCTGGAGCCCCAGGGAGTGCTCGGCCTGGTTCTCGACTGCCCGGAGTGCGGTGAACAGCACTACTTCGACTGGGAGCTGCTGCGCGGCAATCTCCGTCAGATGATCGAGAAGGGCCGTCCGCAGGTGCACGAACCCGCCTGCCGGCCCAAGGCCGCGGACTATGTCACCTGGGACTACGCCCGGGGCTATGTGGACGGTGTGATCGACACCGAGGAACACCGCTGA
- the guaB gene encoding IMP dehydrogenase, translated as MAKFTEPGFTFDDVLLVPAYSDLQPGEADTGTRLSRGITLQIPLVSAAMDTVTEARMAVAMARQGGIGILHRNLSVEDQAQQADLVKRSEAGMVTNPVTCSPDDTLADVERLCATYRISGVPVTDPRGVLVGIVTNRDMRFENDQRRPVREVMTPMPLVTAPVGVSTDDAFELLRANKIEKLPLVDADGRLRGLITVKDFTKSEQYPLATKDADGRLVVGAAIGVGGDAEQRAMALVEAGVDVIIVDVAHGHSKGLADMISKLKANSRVEVIGGNIATRAGAQMLIDAGADAVKVGVGPGSICTTRVVAGVGAPQVTAIHEASLAAGPAGVPVIGDGGLQYSGDIVKAIAAGADTVMLGSLLAGCEESPGELIFINGKQFKSYRGMGSLGAVRNRERGGASFSKDRYAQADVSGEDKFIPEGIEGQVPYRGPIAAVAHQLVGGLRQGMWYSGCRTIPEMHTKCELMPITAAGLKESHPHDIQMTVEAPNYHRR; from the coding sequence ATGGCCAAGTTCACCGAACCAGGGTTCACATTCGACGATGTGCTCCTGGTGCCCGCGTATTCCGACCTGCAGCCAGGTGAGGCTGACACCGGAACGCGGCTGTCGCGGGGGATCACCCTGCAGATCCCGCTGGTCTCGGCGGCGATGGACACGGTCACCGAGGCGCGGATGGCGGTGGCGATGGCCCGTCAGGGCGGCATCGGCATCCTGCACCGCAACCTCTCCGTCGAGGACCAGGCCCAGCAGGCCGACCTCGTCAAGCGTTCCGAGGCGGGGATGGTCACCAACCCGGTCACCTGCTCTCCGGACGACACCCTCGCGGACGTCGAGCGCCTCTGCGCCACCTACCGGATCTCCGGTGTCCCGGTGACCGACCCGCGCGGCGTGCTCGTCGGCATCGTCACCAACCGCGACATGCGCTTCGAGAACGACCAGCGCCGTCCCGTGCGCGAGGTCATGACCCCGATGCCGCTCGTGACCGCCCCCGTCGGGGTCTCCACGGACGACGCGTTCGAGCTGCTTCGGGCCAACAAGATCGAGAAGCTTCCGCTGGTCGACGCCGACGGGCGGCTCCGCGGGCTCATCACCGTCAAGGACTTCACCAAGAGCGAGCAGTACCCACTCGCCACCAAGGACGCCGATGGCCGGCTGGTCGTGGGGGCGGCCATCGGCGTCGGAGGTGACGCCGAGCAGCGGGCGATGGCCCTGGTCGAGGCCGGGGTCGACGTGATCATCGTGGACGTCGCCCACGGGCACTCCAAGGGCCTCGCCGACATGATCTCCAAGCTCAAGGCGAACAGCCGGGTCGAGGTGATCGGTGGCAACATCGCCACGCGCGCGGGCGCCCAGATGCTGATCGACGCCGGCGCCGACGCGGTCAAGGTCGGCGTGGGGCCGGGCTCCATCTGCACCACCCGCGTGGTCGCCGGTGTCGGCGCCCCCCAGGTGACGGCCATCCATGAGGCCTCCCTGGCCGCCGGCCCCGCCGGGGTTCCGGTGATCGGCGACGGTGGCCTCCAATACTCCGGCGACATCGTCAAGGCCATCGCCGCCGGAGCGGACACGGTGATGCTGGGCTCGCTCCTGGCGGGCTGCGAGGAGTCGCCGGGTGAGCTGATCTTCATCAACGGCAAGCAGTTCAAGTCCTACCGGGGAATGGGATCACTCGGCGCGGTCCGCAACCGCGAGCGCGGCGGCGCCTCCTTCAGCAAGGACCGCTACGCCCAGGCCGACGTGTCCGGCGAGGACAAGTTCATCCCGGAGGGCATCGAGGGCCAGGTGCCCTACCGGGGTCCGATCGCTGCGGTCGCCCACCAGCTCGTCGGCGGCCTGCGCCAGGGCATGTGGTACTCCGGGTGCCGCACGATCCCGGAGATGCACACCAAGTGCGAGCTCATGCCGATCACGGCGGCCGGGCTCAAGGAGAGCCACCCGCACGACATCCAGATGACGGTCGAGGCTCCGAACTACCACCGTCGTTAG
- the groL gene encoding chaperonin GroEL (60 kDa chaperone family; promotes refolding of misfolded polypeptides especially under stressful conditions; forms two stacked rings of heptamers to form a barrel-shaped 14mer; ends can be capped by GroES; misfolded proteins enter the barrel where they are refolded when GroES binds), producing the protein MPKILSFEEDARRALERGVNALADAVKVTLGPRGRNVVIDKKFGAPTITNDGVTIAREVELEVPYENLGAQLAKEVATKTNDVAGDGTTTATVLAQAMVREGLRNVAAGAQPLSLKRGIDLAARAVSDKLIESARPVEDKKEIANVATISAQDAKIGELIAEAFDKVGKDGVITVEESNTMGLDLEFTEGLQFDKGYLSPYMVTDQERMEAVLEDPYILITQGKIASVADFLPLLEKIAQTKKALLVIAEDVEGEALAVLVTNKIRGTFTSVAVKAPGFGDRRKAMLQDIAILTGGQVVSEEVGLKLENVGLEVLGTARRVVITKDATTVVDGAGDEQAISDRVREIRHAIEQSDSDWDREKLQERLAKLAGGVSVLRVGAATEVELKEKKHRLEDAISATRAAIEEGIVSGGGSALIHVAKVLDDLGLSGDEATGVAVVRKALIEPARWIAENAGLEGYVVTTKVSELPVGQGFNAATGEYGDLIAQGVIDPVKVTRSAVQNAASIAGMLLTTEALVVDKPEEEAPAAGGQGHGHGHGH; encoded by the coding sequence GGTGACTCTCGGTCCGCGGGGCCGCAACGTCGTCATCGACAAGAAGTTCGGTGCGCCGACCATCACCAACGACGGTGTCACCATCGCCCGCGAGGTCGAGCTGGAGGTGCCGTACGAGAACCTCGGTGCCCAGCTCGCCAAGGAAGTCGCCACCAAGACCAACGACGTCGCCGGTGACGGCACCACCACCGCGACCGTCCTCGCCCAGGCGATGGTCCGCGAGGGTCTGCGCAACGTCGCCGCGGGGGCCCAGCCCCTGTCGCTCAAGCGGGGCATCGACCTCGCGGCCCGGGCCGTCAGCGACAAGCTGATCGAGTCCGCCCGCCCGGTCGAGGACAAGAAGGAGATCGCGAACGTAGCGACGATCTCCGCGCAGGACGCCAAGATCGGCGAGCTGATCGCCGAGGCGTTCGACAAGGTGGGCAAGGACGGTGTCATCACCGTCGAAGAGTCCAACACCATGGGTCTGGACCTGGAGTTCACCGAGGGCCTCCAGTTCGACAAGGGCTACCTGTCGCCCTACATGGTCACCGACCAGGAGCGGATGGAAGCGGTCCTGGAGGACCCCTACATCCTGATCACCCAGGGCAAGATCGCCTCTGTGGCGGACTTCCTGCCGCTGCTGGAGAAGATCGCGCAGACCAAGAAGGCGCTGCTCGTCATCGCCGAGGACGTCGAGGGTGAGGCCCTGGCCGTCCTGGTCACGAACAAGATCCGTGGCACCTTCACCTCCGTCGCCGTCAAGGCGCCGGGCTTCGGTGACCGCCGCAAGGCCATGCTGCAGGACATCGCGATCCTCACCGGTGGCCAGGTGGTCAGCGAGGAGGTCGGTCTCAAGCTGGAGAACGTCGGCCTCGAGGTGCTCGGCACCGCCCGCCGCGTCGTGATCACCAAGGACGCCACCACCGTCGTGGACGGCGCCGGCGACGAGCAGGCGATCTCCGACCGGGTCAGGGAGATCAGGCACGCCATCGAGCAGTCCGACTCCGACTGGGACCGCGAGAAGCTTCAGGAGCGCCTCGCCAAGCTCGCCGGCGGTGTCTCCGTGCTGAGGGTCGGCGCGGCCACCGAGGTGGAGCTCAAGGAGAAGAAGCACCGCCTTGAGGACGCCATCTCCGCGACCCGTGCGGCGATCGAGGAGGGCATCGTCTCCGGCGGCGGCTCCGCGCTCATCCACGTGGCCAAGGTCCTGGACGACCTCGGTCTGTCCGGCGACGAGGCCACCGGTGTCGCCGTGGTCCGCAAGGCGCTCATCGAGCCGGCTCGCTGGATCGCCGAGAACGCCGGTCTCGAAGGCTACGTCGTGACGACCAAGGTCTCCGAGCTCCCCGTCGGTCAGGGGTTCAACGCCGCCACGGGCGAGTACGGCGACCTGATCGCCCAGGGGGTCATCGACCCGGTCAAGGTCACCCGCTCGGCCGTCCAGAACGCCGCCTCCATCGCCGGCATGCTGCTGACGACCGAGGCGCTCGTGGTGGACAAGCCCGAGGAGGAGGCCCCGGCCGCCGGCGGCCAGGGCCACGGTCACGGCCACGGTCACTGA